The Hyphomicrobiales bacterium genome contains the following window.
AGCAATCTCACCCTCAGTGCGCTCTTCCAAGTCACGAGCAAACTCAAGACAACCAGCGCGTTCGATAAGAAGGTTACGCTGATTGAATCCAGCAGCACCGAATTTCAAAGTGTGCTTTGGTTTGTTTTTGTAACGTTTGTTGTAAGTAGTCTCCACCGCATTCGCGATTGAAGATAGGCTAACAGCACCACCAAGTGTGCCCGCAGCTAAAAGTGTAGACGTAATACCGTATTGACTGGTTAGTTTAAATAGATCGCGACGCGAAATCGCACCGAACTTGTCTAGGACTGACATGCTTTCCTCCCGTTATATTTTTCATAAGCCTCCATAATGAGACTTGAAGTCTCAAAAAAAGCACATTAATCTATTACTTGCAAGCATTCATAACGACATGGGCATAACCCCACGGAGAAAGTTCCATATGCACACTCTAGAAGCGGACTATATTATCGTTGGCGCAGGGTCTGCCGGCTGTGTTTTGGCTAACAGGTTAAGTGCCAATCCGAGAAATAGAGTAATTCTGCTTGAGGCGGGCCCAAGAGATTGGAACCCTTGGATCCATATACCAGTGGGATATTTCAAAACCATACACGATCCTTCTATCGACTGGTGTTATAAAACCGAACCAGACCCCGGCTTAAACGGGCGTTCAATCGAATGGCCGCGCGGAAAGGTTTTGGGTGGCTCATCATCATTAAACGGCCTTCTATATGTTCGCGGCCAAGCTCAAGATTACGACCGCTGGCAACAGATGGGCAACAAAGGCTGGGGTTGGGATAATGTTTTACCTTTGTTTAAACGCAGTGAGAACAACGAGCGCGGCGCAGATGAATACCACGGGAACAAAGGTCCCTTGTCTGTTTCAAACATGCGTATCCAGCGGCCTATTGTAGATTCATGGGTCGCCGCAGCACAAGCGGCAGGGTACAAATACAATCCAGATTACAATGGTGCCGATCAAGAAGGTGTTGGCTTTTTTCAATTGACGAGCCGAAATGGCCGCCGTTGCAGCGCTGCTGTTGCCTATCTTAATCCTGTTAAAAGCAGAGATAACCTGCAAATAATCACCAATGCGCAAGTAGAAAAAATCGTGATCGAAAACAAGCGCGCCACCGCTGTCACCTATAAAGATAAAAGCGGCAAGCTGCATAGGGTCCAGGCTAATCGTGAGATTATCCTGTCCGGCGGCTCTATTAATTCCCCTCAGCTTCTAATGCTGTCTGGCGTGGGAGAAGCCAAGCAATTAAAAGAGCATGGCATCAAGGTTGAGCATGACCTCAGCGGTGTAGGTAAAAACATGCAAGACCACCTACAAGCTCGTCTGGTTTATAAATGCAACGAGCCTACATTGAATGACGAGATCAACTCATTGTTTGGAAAAGCAAAAATCGGGTTGAAATATTTGATGTTTCGCGCAGGACCAATGACAATGGCGGCCAGCCTTGCCACGGGTTTCATGAAAACACGACCAGAATTAGAGACCCCTGATATTCAATTCCATGTCCAGCCGCTGTCTGCTGAAAACCCAGGGAAAGGAGCTGATAAGTTCTCCGCCTTCACAATGTCAGTTTGTCAGCTGCGCCCTGAAAGCCGAGGAGAAATCCGCCTCAAATCATCTGACCCTAAAGCCTATCCGAAAATTATTCCCAATTACCTTTCAACGGAAACTGATTGCCGAACAGCCGTTGCGGGCGTCAATATTGCGAGAAAAATTGCAAAACACGCGCCGCTTGATTCTAAAATTTCTGAAGAATTCCGGCCCCATTCTGATCTCGACATCAATGACTATGATGCGACATTAGATTGGGTGCGCAACAACACGGCGTCCATCTATCATCCTACAGGAACCTGCAAAATGGGTTCTGATAGTGCCGCAGTCGTTGACGCGCGCCTGCGCGTGCATGGTATTCAAGGTTTGCGTGTAGCAGATTGTTCAATCATGCCAGAAATTGTATCCGGCAACACCAATGCACCAGCAATCATGATTGGCGAAAAAGCGAGTGAACTTATACTTGAGGATCAAAAAAGCGTCTGACTTATAATCAATCGCCTCGATATTCAAAACAATTAGCCCCGTTCATATTCCAAAAAAAGCGCCCCTCCACACTGTGAAGGGGCGCTAGAATTATCGGTCTTGCTTGGCTTTTTTAGTTGACCAAAAGTATTTGAAGTTCTCTTGCAATAATATCTTGGAATGCAGTAGCAAGGTTTGCATTTGATGACGCCGAGTAATAGAAGGGGCCTTCGCCTACTACATATTCCGTTCCAGCCGGCACTTCTGTCGCACAATCTTCAAGCATTTGGTTCGCAGTATTTCCTGTGCCGAAGGCAATCGTATAAACCTGAATATTGTGATCTCTTTCTTTAGCTAAGTCACAAAACTCCAATGCGGCTCTTCTCGATTGTGTTCTTCGTTGTGTTGCAGCAGTGATAAACGACGTTCTATTTCTGCCATTTCTGATGATATCAGCATCCTGGAAAGCTGCATTAAACTCACCATCGGTCATAATAACAAGAACTTTACGAACATCCGTGTCACCATAATTAGCCGGCTTTGACTCTTCTGCCCAAAAATCTTGCCAATTCTCAGACAAAAGATTGAAGCCCCAATTGATACCCATATGACCGCCAGTTGCACCATCAGCAATCAAGCTATTGATATCAGCAATCAGATCATCACGATTATTTGTCAAAGGACGCAAAGGTGTTAGTGGGCAAGGATCGGTTCTAAAGCCTTGAATGTCACCGCCACCTCGGTCGCTAGGTGTTTCTAGCAATAAAATGCCGTCTGTTTCGTAGCGTCTGTTCGTATTAGAATTACCTTCTGAAGGAGCAACATCGCTATACGCATTAACGCCTTCACGCTCGGTCACACATTCATTGCGGGCAAAGCGGTCGCTTGTTGAATTAATACCAACAGCCTTTGTATGATAATCCTCGCCAATATTAACAGACGTCGCATAAGGCACCAAGCCAACGCGCACGCGATCATCATTGAGACCCGGTCTCCCGTCCAAACCTGCTGGCAAAAGAATATTCAAACTATTGAGCATCGATTCCTGCAATGCTTCAAGTCTTGTATCAGTCTCACCTGGCAGTCGACTACCCATTGAACCGGTCACATCCAATACAAAGGAAAATTCAATATTTTCAGTCGCTCCTGGAGCTCCAGAGAAAGCGGCTGTAGAATCAAGCGGCGCATTAAAATGACGTAAACCATACAGCCCAGCAAAAAGAGTTGGAACGTTAAGATCAACTGTAGTGCTGATACTCGAAGTATCCGGATCCACTTGGACAGCAAAATTGCTCACATCAAGAGTACCACCAGTGCCATCGGCCTCAACACCGTAGCTGCTCATATTAAGTGTAAAGAATTCCAAGGCTCGCGCCTCAACCTCGTGAGGTTCAATCTCACCACGTGAAATTCCACCAGCAACTGCTAAGCTTGCGCTATCCAATGCCTGTGTTGTGGCCTGACGCGCCTCTCTATATATGGAATAATCAACAGCGCCCCCAATGGCGGCCGTAAAAAACGGCACTGACGCCGCAGCAAGAATAGCCATATTCCCGCTCCGATTTCCAATAAAGCTTTTGAGGTATGATTTAAAAAGATTAGACATTAGAGAGTCTCCAAAAAAAGCATCAACATGAATACAATAAAACATGCTCTAATATAAATTTCAATTGAATTGCTTTTTACTAGTTATCTATTTTATTCATTAAATATTATAAATATTCATATATATTTTACTTATCATTAACCATAATATAGAATTAATATTCTATAAACTATTACATAGAGTTCATATGGAATTCTACAAACTAAATATAATATATTGCAACTAAATATAGCCGAGCTAAATCAAAAAATGAGATTGATAAATGTTTAAACCCATCTTGCATAAGAAAAAAATCAACAGTTTTGCCAAAGATGATAGAGGATCATTTGCTATACTCTTTGGACTTTTGGCTGTTATCACGATCTTCACGGCCGGCGCTGGTATAGACTACACCCTCGCTATTAACGAGCAAAATCGCATTCAAAAAGCCGTTGATGCTGCGGTTCTTTCAGGCGCAGCACAAAGCCAAAATCTGCTGACCGACGATGAAATTGAACAAGCCGCTTTAGAAGCTTTCAACATCAATTATCAAACATCTCAAGGAGCAACAATTAGCCCTCCTCCTCAATTTAATTATAATCCGACCACAAGACAACTTATCGGAACAGTGACAGGAAATATAGAAACCACATTGACGAAAGTTCTAGGCTTCCAAACAATTGATCTTCGCGCAGACGCAACAGCACAACTTGGTATTGTTCAGGTAGAATATGTTCTGGCAATAGACCAATCTGGCTCGATGCGAAGCAACGGTAGGCAAGATGCATTAGAAGACGGTTTGCAAACATTTGGCAACGTTCTAGCAAACAGCCTTCAGTTTGGAAGTGAGGCATATATCGGAGTTGTGCCATGGCAAACGACGGTCAACATTGGACCACAAAGACGAAGCGCAGTATTTGGACTCGACAGACCTCAAACTAGCGGATTGATAACACCTCTGAATAATAATGCAGACGACCCTAATAATCTTGAATTTTCCGCGAGTACTCGGCGTGAAAACGTTTTACGTGCTCTTTCTACCTTCAACTTCAATACACAAGGGTATAGCGGATATGACAGCAACACCACGCTAGCCGAATTGGACGCCACTACTTTTAATGGCCCGACACAAGGCTCCCCAAACATCAATCCGTCAGATTATCCGGATTTATCATGGCGTGGTTGTGTTATGGCCCGTGATGTTGATGCGACTTTCGATATTGATCCAAATCAAAACATGGCTGATTATGCGGATACGGATGCCAGCGCCAATCTAGCAGCACCACTAAGCGTCTTGAGAACTCCTGATACAGACGATGACAAGTTTAGAGTCTTCTATCAACCGCCGGGCTGGGGTACAAACGGGCTAGTGAACAACTGGCTGCCATTTGGCAATGATACCGAAACTCAAGACTCATCAACAAGAAATCCAAATCTTGGCTGCATTCGTCAAGAAATGAGTTATTTGAAAAGCCTTGCATCTGGTTCAAATAACATTCTGTCCGCTACGATCGCTGGGCTAGATCCAGACGATGATGTATCGGCTCACACAGATACGAGCCTTGGCATGCTTTGGGCTTTGCGAATGCTTGACCCGGCATGGCGTTCATTTTGGGACGACCCAGCACTACCAGCACTACCAGCTGACGTGCCGGCTTCTCTAACATCAGCTGACCCTGTGAGAAAAGTCATTATCCTACTCACAGATGGCCGCAATGGCATCGGCAGCAACACTTTGCCTGAAACTCGCTCAGCCTATGGGGATGCAAGTGAGACACTAGATTCAAGCTTGACCGTCAATAATGGCACAACACGTAATCGAGCAACCGATATATTGAATCTGCGAACATTAAAGCTTTGCCAGCTTGCAAAAAATAGAGGAATTGAAGTCTACACAATAGGCCTCGATTTAAATTCTGGAAATTCAAATATTCAAGAATCGGTTGATATGCTCGATCATTGCGCAAGCGAGCCGAACGCCATCGTTCCTGACTATTCAATTCTTGCAACGCCGACAAATCTAGAGGCTGCTTTCTCCTCAATTGCAAGACAAGATGCACAAGTTCTTCTGACGGAGTAAAATCAAGATAAACAAAAAATCCCCCTGTGATCTATGATCGCAGGGGGATTTTATTTTCACTAAGCGAAAAACAGAAATATCAACTCGTTTTATTCTGCCTGTTCTCAATCAGGTCATCCACGACCGACGGATCAGCCAGCGTTGATGTATCGCCAAGACTTCCAAAATCATCCTCAGCAATTTTACGCAAAATACGCCGCATGATTTTGCCTGAACGTGTCTTTGGCAAACCTGGCGCAAATTGGATCGCATCCGGTGAGGCAATAGGTCCGATCTCTGAGCGCACATGATTGCGCAGCTCTTTTTTCAAGTCATCGCTTGACTCAACACCTGCCATCAAAGTGACATAGCAATAGATGCCCTGCCCTTTGATATCATGCGGATAACCAACAACGGCACTCTCTGACACAGCCGCATGCGCCACAAGAGCACTTTCAACTTCAGCGGTTCCCATGCGGTGGCCTGACACATTGATCACATCATCCACACGACCAGTAATCCAATAATAGCCATCCTCATCGCGCTTGCAGCCGTCACCGGTGAAATACTTACCTTTATAGGTTGAGAAATATGTCTGCACAAAACGCTCATGATCACCATAAACCGTGCGCATCTGACCTGGCCATGAATCCGTGACACACAAATTACCTGACACCGCCCCTTCTAGAGAGGCTCCTTCATTATCAACCAACTCAAGCTGAACCCCGAAAAACGGGAAGGTAGCAGAACCTGGCTTCAAATCGGTCGCGCCGGGCAATGGTGTAATCATATGGCCACCTGTTTCCGTTTGCCAGAATGTATCGACAATCGGACAGCGCTCATCACCGACCACTTTATAATACCATTCCCACGCTTCTGGATTAATCGGCTCACCGACAGAACCCAAAATCCGCAAAGAAGACCGCGATGTGGATTTAACAGGTTCATCGCCGCCCTGCATCAAGGCACGGATCGCGGTCGGCGCTGTGTAGAACTGATTGACCTGATGTTTGTCACAAACCTCCCAAAACCGCGCATTAGTCGGATAATTAGGCACACCTTCAAACATCAAAGTGACGGCACCGTTCGCAAGCGGTCCATAAACGATGTAAGAGTGACCCGTCACCCAGCCCACATCGGCCGTGCACCAATAAATATCACCATCTTTATAATCAAACACATATTCATGGGTCATCGCGGCCCAGACGAGATAGCCGCCTGTAGTATGCAAAACCCCTTTTGGTTTGCCCGTTGATCCTGAGGTATAAAGAATGAAAAGCGGATCTTCCGCGTTCATTTCTTCTGGCGGACACTCTGTTGAAGCCGCAGCCGTTACTTCATGGTACCAAACATCACGACCTGCTTCCCAGTTGACGGCACCTTTGGTCCGCTCGACAACAAAAACAGTATCAACTTTGTGGCCTTCTTTTCCTGCAATCGAAATTGCATCATCAACATTCTGCTTCAACGGAATAGATTTGCCACCACGAAGTCCCTCGTCGGCGGTAATGATGACGGTCGATTCACAGCCGACAAGCCGATCAGCCAAAGCATCTGGCGAGAACCCGCCAAAAACAATAGAATGCACAGCACCAATGCGCGTACACGCAAGCATCGCATAAGCCGCTTCAGGAATCATCGGCATATAAAGCGTAACACGGTCGCCTTTTTTAACCCCTTGAGCCTTCATCGCATTGGATAAGCGGCACACATGTTCATGAAGCTCGTTATAGGTGATATGCGCATCATCCGCTGGGTCATCGCCTTCCCAGATGATGGCTGTCTGATTGCCACGCGTTGCCAAATGACGGTCGATACAATTGGCCGAGACATTCAAGGTGCCATCTTCAAACCATTTAATAGACACATCAGGATAGTCAAAATTCGTATTTTTCACCTTTGTAAAAGGCTTGATCCAATCCAAGCGCTTGCCATGCTCGCCCCAAAAAGCATCAGGATTATTGACACTTTCGGCATACATCGCCTCATAGCGCTCTTTATTAACATGAGCACTGGCAGCCAACTCATCGCTGACCGGATAAATAACTTCAGACATAAATTCCTCCTCGATATCACGCCAATTTGTTGCGCGATCCCTTTTAATTCAAGCTGACCATAATCCCACAAAATCGATGCGTCCATTAGACTATGATAGAAAGAAAGCAACGAGGGCTCGTATGCTGCATGTTTACCAACTCTTAATCAACAAAACCAAATCCGGTATAAACCTTAACAAAATCACACAAATTTTAACTATTTAAGCCCCATATGAGAGGCTTCGTTTTCTTGAAGTTTTGCGGCCAATCATTATGAGTTTTCGCGCGTTTAAATCAATCGGCCTTATGCTTGTCACAGCGATTTTTCTCGCTGGCTGCGCAAAAGTGCCTGTCGTCAATCTGTTGCTTGCGGGCAAAAAGGACGTACATTACAACGACACAAAATCATGTGTTCCTTTGCGGTTAAAACGCGTTATCAATCATACCTCGCGTAAATTTGGAAAAGTGACGGTGAATTCCACCAAACGCGAAGTCGCAGAGAACCGTCGCAAGGGCGGAGCAAAAAATTCATATCATTTACGTTGTCAGGCTGTTGATTTTACTGTGAAGGGCAAACCCGCAAAAATTAAAAAATTCCTGAAAAACCACAAAAGTGTGGGCGGTTACAGCTCCTATATCAACCACTACCACATTGACACAGGCCCACGCCGTACTTGGTAGTGTATAAAAACACTGAATCTAGATATAAAGTCGCATAACTTCTTATCTATCATGTTATTTGTTACAAATAACAAAAGGTAGAACATGCGAAGCCAGACAAAACTCCCTCAACACCAATTTAGACAACAAGTGCTGGATGAAATCCATACCCGCCCGTTTGAGCCTGTCCGCTCGCCAAGCACCATATTAAAATATGTATTTTGGATCACACCAGAAATCGATGCAATCGCCACGTTGAATAACTGGTGTAACGCCCGCAATCTAAAAAAACCGGATGACGGCGAGCGAAGGCATCTGTGGAGTGATGGATCAGCTCAGCTTATCTTTGAAGCACACACGGAGTTTGTGACATTAACCTGGATAGGAGACAGCAAACACATACCAGAATCCGATCCCTTTTCCGTGTTCGGTGGACCGGCACCTGTTATGGGATTGCTCATCAATGCTGTGCGCATTGATATTCGAAAATTCGGTGAAAAAGATGGCGACGCAGATGATACGGGCACGCTGGACCTTCACGATTTTAATCCAAACTCTTTATGTGTTTCAAAATGTATGAACGGCAAAGCCCAAGTAGCGAGTGATTTCCGTCAAGACGAATTCGGCCTGACACGATTTTTAATCATCGATATGGGTATGCGGGCCATCATCTGTGGCGCATTGGTGCGCCGGTTAAGTGAGATCGAAACCTACCGTGCAGTTGCGCTTCTTGGTCTGCCTGAGGCCCAGCGGGCAGGACCAATAGTCAATAGCTTGGAAAAAGAGTTAGGCGAGATATTCACTGAACTCAACACAAAGAAAACAACGCAAGAAAACCAAAATATACTCAATCAACTCTATCGCATTGCTATGGACCTTGAAACCTTGACAATTGACAGTCAATTTCGCTTTGCCGCAAGCCGTGCCTACCATGGTATTGTTGAAAAAAGATTGGAAGCAATCGGCGAAGAAGATCATCTTGATTATGTGACCTTAAAAACATTCCTACTCAAACGAACAACACCCGCCATCCAAACCTGCGACGCGATTGAACAACGTCAAAATGCTCTAGCCGAGAAAATTACCCGCGCTTCAGATCTTTTAAGGACACAGCTTGATCTCGATCTTCAAGCCCAAAATCAAGGGCTATTAAAAGCACTGAATGAACGATCAGAAATGCAATACCGGTTGCAACAAACCGTTGAAGGCCTCTCTGTGGTCGCCATCAGTTATTATGCCGTCAGCCTTTTATATTATATCTTCAAAGGCGTTGCCGCCCCATTAGGCTTGTCGACAAACATGTTAGTCGCTTTATCGGTTCCCGTTATCGCTGCCCTTGTCTGGTTTGCTATCCGGCGCATTCAAAAAGGGCATCACGATTAACGCTATTCATAGGCGCTAAGAAACAACTTCGGGGCGCTAAGAAGCGCTCATTGTCTTGTCTCTTCCCGTCCCGCGTTTTGAAGTTGTTGCCATCCCAATCACAAAGGCACCGCAACCAATCAACAAAGCACCGGCAGATAGCACCAGAAGTTTCGCATATTTATGCTCAACACCGGTCAACGGACCGACCCAATTTGAGTACCCCGAAGACTCGGTAAAATAGAGTGCAGCTGCAAGCATAGCTGTGAAAAATGCGACCAGATAACTCCACACCGGTACATCGGTGCGCCCCATCCATAATGAAAAGAAAATCACAGGCGCAAGAAACATCGACGCTGTTCCAGACACGGCTACCGCAGAAAATAAATCCTTCGATCCATAGAACACCATCAACAAACCGCCAATTAAAAACGCCGTCATAGCAAGACGCCCATTCTTAACCGTTTGCTCGCCAAGTTTCATGTCGACAATGGTCAATTTTGCCGTGCTCGAAAATGTAGAGTCGAGCGTCGACATACACGAGATAACAAGCGCAATATTGAACAAAACCATTGGCCATTCACCAATCAGGCGAGGCAATACAGCAAGAAAACCTTCATCACCAACCTTTTCTAAGCCCGCCCAAACACCGATTAAACCAAAAGCCAAAATACAAAGAACAGAAATCCAACCTGCATGATAAAAACTCGCGATCGTGGTTTTCCGATCTGCTATAAATCCGCGATCCATCATGACAGGATCATGCATTGGATAACTCCATACTTGAAGCAGGGCTACCGCCAAAAGCACCCAGCCCGGATTATCGCGCTCAGGTGTTGAGGCCATGATGGCACTCATATCAAAGCTACCAGTCGCAAAAACCATCGCCAATAAGACGCCCAAAACCGCCAAGAAAAATGCCATTTGGAAAAGGTCGGTTTTGATAGAAGCGTTCAACCCACCGAGTAACGAATACCCAAGCGCCACAGCACCAACAAGTAGGATAGATACAGTATAAGCAAGCGTTCCATCCGCGCCAAAAAGAAGGCCTATCACCAAAAGATTAGCAAAAATCTCGGAAAGCAAACGAACACCAACCACGAAATTATAACTCGTTGTGCCCGCGATACCGAACCGGTCAGATAAGAAGGCCTGCACACTGCTATAGCCATGGCGAAATCTAAGGCTCTGGATGATCCATGCGCCCGTTAGGAAAGATAGATAATAAGCGGCATAAGCAAGCGCACCGCCAATACCGTAGAAAAACCCAAGGATTGCCGCATTCATTATAGAACGGGCAAAAATCCATGTGGTGACCTGAGAGAATGTGAGTGCCAACAGCCCCGGCGGTTGATTGGCGTCATCGTGCCCCATAAAAAATGACCCGACATTGCGTGCTCGAGGACTAAGATACAGACTAAAAAGGGCAATAGCGCTGGTAACGCAAATGAGAATGATCGTTTGGGTATTCATGTAACCTCTAAGGCAGAATTCTACATTAATATCATAATTGCCAAAGCTGCACTGAATACACAATTAACAAACTTTTGATGACTTAAAAATATGGCTTACTATCAAAAATGGGACAAAGATATATTTTTTTCATTTTTTCATTCATCGTGCACTTATCGAGCCATCGCGTGATACTCGTCATTTGGCACCATTTCAGTGGCGCTGGCCACTCGGTTTGTCATATTGAAAAAACCAACGACGGAGGCCGCGTCCCAGATATCACGATCACTGAGACCCACCTCACGCAGCGCGTCACGATCCTCTTCACCCATTTTGGACGGATGCTCAGTCAAAAAAGCCGCAAAATCCAAGATTGTCCGCTCACGAAGCGTCAAATCAGCCGCGCGATAATTCATCACCATCAACTCACCCATTTTAGGGTCGCCTGAAAGCTGTCGCACAGCAGCCCCATGCGCGCTCAAGCAATAGAAACAATGGTTGATCGATGACACCACAACCGCAATCATTTCCCGTTCCAGCTTTGATAGACCAGATGGCCCAAGCATCAAATCATTATAAACATCAGTAAAAGCGCGCAGCTTCACCTCATCAAAAGCATAGGCCTTCAAGACATTGGGTATCATGCCCAATTTCTCTTCACATAAAGCAAAGTATTTTTGCGTTTCCTCACTCAAAGGTTCAATAATCGGAAGATTAAGCGCCGTTGGTGATTCAAATTTTATGGTCATAATTTCCTCTTTGTTCTGCACGTTCATGTAAACAGTGTTGCATTGTTTCCAATGTGTGACCACACTTCAGAATCAGCGTCAAAAACATCTTGTTCAATAAAACAAGAAGACCGCTAAACGAGGAGATATTAACCTGATGATCGATTATGAGAAAATTAGACAGCAATTACTCCGAAAAGTTCAATCGAAATTTTCCAAAAAAAATAAAACAATAGGGCAATTTGCAAAGAAGCTTTTCGCCCTTGGCCTGGCTGAAGATTTGGCGCGTTATGACGCAGACTCAATCGCAAAATTTGCAACAGCAATCTATCAAACTCTTAGCATCAGAAAACCCGGTCGCCCGCTCATCAATTTCAATACTTATGAAGCTATTTCGACCAACTCTGACGGCACAAAAAAATCTATCACCACCATTGATATTATCAATGACGATATGCCTTTTCTCATCGACTCGATTGTCCCAGAGCTGCGAGAGCTTGGCCATGAAATTATCTTAATCGCTCATCCGGTTTTATCTGTCGATCGCGATAAAGGAGGCAAGTTGAATGGGCCCCCAGCACTTTTCAAAACCAGTGATAAAGCGCAAGGCACTCGTGAAAGTGTCATGCATATCCACATCAACGCCATCTCACCAGCAGAGCAGCGCGCACTAAAAACAAAACTCAACAAGTTATTAAATGATGTGCGCGGCGTCGTAAAAGACTGGCCAAAGATGATGGGGAATATGCAAAAGACCATCACAATTTACAAAGAAAACCCACCACCAATCGCCGTTAATGAGCTGGCTGAAGCTATACAGTTTCTTAGCTGGTTAATGGAGAACAACTTCACATTCCTTGGTGTTCGTGAATATCGTTATGACAGCAAAGCCGATCGGTTTATACAGCCGGTTAAGGGCAGCGGCATGGGCATTTTGCGTGATCCCAATATGCATATATTAAAACGCGGCGAAGAACTGGTTGAAATCACCCCAGAAATCCGCGAGTTCATCACAAGCCCTGATCCGCTGATCATTTCCAAAGCCAAT
Protein-coding sequences here:
- a CDS encoding choline dehydrogenase; the encoded protein is MHTLEADYIIVGAGSAGCVLANRLSANPRNRVILLEAGPRDWNPWIHIPVGYFKTIHDPSIDWCYKTEPDPGLNGRSIEWPRGKVLGGSSSLNGLLYVRGQAQDYDRWQQMGNKGWGWDNVLPLFKRSENNERGADEYHGNKGPLSVSNMRIQRPIVDSWVAAAQAAGYKYNPDYNGADQEGVGFFQLTSRNGRRCSAAVAYLNPVKSRDNLQIITNAQVEKIVIENKRATAVTYKDKSGKLHRVQANREIILSGGSINSPQLLMLSGVGEAKQLKEHGIKVEHDLSGVGKNMQDHLQARLVYKCNEPTLNDEINSLFGKAKIGLKYLMFRAGPMTMAASLATGFMKTRPELETPDIQFHVQPLSAENPGKGADKFSAFTMSVCQLRPESRGEIRLKSSDPKAYPKIIPNYLSTETDCRTAVAGVNIARKIAKHAPLDSKISEEFRPHSDLDINDYDATLDWVRNNTASIYHPTGTCKMGSDSAAVVDARLRVHGIQGLRVADCSIMPEIVSGNTNAPAIMIGEKASELILEDQKSV
- a CDS encoding TadE/TadG family type IV pilus assembly protein, yielding MFKPILHKKKINSFAKDDRGSFAILFGLLAVITIFTAGAGIDYTLAINEQNRIQKAVDAAVLSGAAQSQNLLTDDEIEQAALEAFNINYQTSQGATISPPPQFNYNPTTRQLIGTVTGNIETTLTKVLGFQTIDLRADATAQLGIVQVEYVLAIDQSGSMRSNGRQDALEDGLQTFGNVLANSLQFGSEAYIGVVPWQTTVNIGPQRRSAVFGLDRPQTSGLITPLNNNADDPNNLEFSASTRRENVLRALSTFNFNTQGYSGYDSNTTLAELDATTFNGPTQGSPNINPSDYPDLSWRGCVMARDVDATFDIDPNQNMADYADTDASANLAAPLSVLRTPDTDDDKFRVFYQPPGWGTNGLVNNWLPFGNDTETQDSSTRNPNLGCIRQEMSYLKSLASGSNNILSATIAGLDPDDDVSAHTDTSLGMLWALRMLDPAWRSFWDDPALPALPADVPASLTSADPVRKVIILLTDGRNGIGSNTLPETRSAYGDASETLDSSLTVNNGTTRNRATDILNLRTLKLCQLAKNRGIEVYTIGLDLNSGNSNIQESVDMLDHCASEPNAIVPDYSILATPTNLEAAFSSIARQDAQVLLTE
- the acs gene encoding acetate--CoA ligase — its product is MSEVIYPVSDELAASAHVNKERYEAMYAESVNNPDAFWGEHGKRLDWIKPFTKVKNTNFDYPDVSIKWFEDGTLNVSANCIDRHLATRGNQTAIIWEGDDPADDAHITYNELHEHVCRLSNAMKAQGVKKGDRVTLYMPMIPEAAYAMLACTRIGAVHSIVFGGFSPDALADRLVGCESTVIITADEGLRGGKSIPLKQNVDDAISIAGKEGHKVDTVFVVERTKGAVNWEAGRDVWYHEVTAAASTECPPEEMNAEDPLFILYTSGSTGKPKGVLHTTGGYLVWAAMTHEYVFDYKDGDIYWCTADVGWVTGHSYIVYGPLANGAVTLMFEGVPNYPTNARFWEVCDKHQVNQFYTAPTAIRALMQGGDEPVKSTSRSSLRILGSVGEPINPEAWEWYYKVVGDERCPIVDTFWQTETGGHMITPLPGATDLKPGSATFPFFGVQLELVDNEGASLEGAVSGNLCVTDSWPGQMRTVYGDHERFVQTYFSTYKGKYFTGDGCKRDEDGYYWITGRVDDVINVSGHRMGTAEVESALVAHAAVSESAVVGYPHDIKGQGIYCYVTLMAGVESSDDLKKELRNHVRSEIGPIASPDAIQFAPGLPKTRSGKIMRRILRKIAEDDFGSLGDTSTLADPSVVDDLIENRQNKTS
- a CDS encoding D-Ala-D-Ala carboxypeptidase family metallohydrolase, translated to MSFRAFKSIGLMLVTAIFLAGCAKVPVVNLLLAGKKDVHYNDTKSCVPLRLKRVINHTSRKFGKVTVNSTKREVAENRRKGGAKNSYHLRCQAVDFTVKGKPAKIKKFLKNHKSVGGYSSYINHYHIDTGPRRTW
- a CDS encoding DUF3422 domain-containing protein, coding for MRSQTKLPQHQFRQQVLDEIHTRPFEPVRSPSTILKYVFWITPEIDAIATLNNWCNARNLKKPDDGERRHLWSDGSAQLIFEAHTEFVTLTWIGDSKHIPESDPFSVFGGPAPVMGLLINAVRIDIRKFGEKDGDADDTGTLDLHDFNPNSLCVSKCMNGKAQVASDFRQDEFGLTRFLIIDMGMRAIICGALVRRLSEIETYRAVALLGLPEAQRAGPIVNSLEKELGEIFTELNTKKTTQENQNILNQLYRIAMDLETLTIDSQFRFAASRAYHGIVEKRLEAIGEEDHLDYVTLKTFLLKRTTPAIQTCDAIEQRQNALAEKITRASDLLRTQLDLDLQAQNQGLLKALNERSEMQYRLQQTVEGLSVVAISYYAVSLLYYIFKGVAAPLGLSTNMLVALSVPVIAALVWFAIRRIQKGHHD
- a CDS encoding peroxidase-related enzyme (This protein belongs to a clade of uncharacterized proteins related to peroxidases such as the alkylhydroperoxidase AhpD.): MTIKFESPTALNLPIIEPLSEETQKYFALCEEKLGMIPNVLKAYAFDEVKLRAFTDVYNDLMLGPSGLSKLEREMIAVVVSSINHCFYCLSAHGAAVRQLSGDPKMGELMVMNYRAADLTLRERTILDFAAFLTEHPSKMGEEDRDALREVGLSDRDIWDAASVVGFFNMTNRVASATEMVPNDEYHAMAR